The segment CATCGACGCGAAAAAGGGGGTTCCGGGACAGGCCCGTCGCCGGTCAAGCGCGGCAAGCCCGGCTCGAAGCACCACCTGATCTGCGACGGCAATGGCAGCCCGATCTACGTGCTGACCAGCGGCACGAACGTGCCCGACATTAGCCGCGCCGTCGACCTGCTCGACTGCTACCCACCCATCGCCGGACGCCCCGGGCCGGCCCCGCCGCCGATTCGACGCTCTCCTCGCGGACAAGGGATACGACAGCGACGCCTTCCGGCGCGCCTGCTGGGAGCGTGGAACTGAGCCGATCATCCCGAAGCGCAAGACCAGCGGAGTCAAAGGCCTGGGCAGGCTGCGCTACGTCGTGGAGCAGACCTTCGCTCTGCTCCACCAGTTCCGCCGACTCGCCGTGCGCTGGGAACGCCGCCTCGACATCCATGACGGCGGTCACCAGGGTGTTCCTGGTGACCTTGAGGCAGCCACGACATTGCCGCCGCTGTTCATCGTTGCCCGCTTGATCAGGCGGTCACGCTGGTCCGAGCCATGCGGGTCGGCCCAGATCTCCACGACCCGATTCCGGTCACTCACAGCGGCCGCCGCGGTCGGGCAAGCGACCCGGAATGGCAGCAACGCAACCGGCTGACCAGGTCAGCCTTCCGGATGCGCGCCGAGCACGTCGACCGGCTGACCGACACCCTCAACAACCTGCCGGCGAAGATCGGCGCCCGATCCTGGCCGCCTGGAACGCGAAAGAGGACCTGCTCGACCTGCTCGCGCTCGCCCGCACCCACCCGAACCGGGAAACCATCGCCCGGCTGCTGCACCGCTTCTACACCCGCTGCGCCGACCCTGACCTGCTCGAACTGCACCGGCACGCCACCACGATCGAGACCTGGTGGCCGGAAATCCTCGCGTTCCTGCACACCGGCATCACCAACGCCGGCTCCGAAGGCACCAACCGCGTCATCAAGCCCGTCGCCCGCGAGGCCTACGGATTCCGCAACCCCGAAAACCAACGCCTCCGCACCTGCGCGACCACAACCCGCCGCCACCGCGGACACCTCAACCCCGCTTAACTTCGAAGAGTCGGCATAGGTGACCTTCTGGAGATGATCGGGGAAACTAAAGGTTAGGCAAACAGAGCAGCGCAGTGACACTCTCACACGGTCACACATCTGCCGACACCCGGACTCCCGGATCTCAACGTAGAGTCCGATGCATATGAAATCACGGTGACACGGAACGCAAACGGTGTAACCCGAAAGGGACGCCAAATCGCCGGACCACACTGGACCACTTCGCTACTTCGGCGCCCTGCCCAACCGAATCACGCAAGCACAGAATTAGTGCGGGTTGGTAGAAACCTTTTGGCCGGCCGATCGTTGCGCCCGTCGCCTGATGGAGCGACGGACGAGGGTGTGCGGATATGCGCCGGCGTACCCCAGAAACTGGTGCTCACCGGCCCAGCTTCATGAGTCACAACTTTCCAGAATCTCCTTCGACCAAACGGGATTCCGGAACCCTGACACCAGCCTCGATTTGCGGAGCTCTCTTACCGCCGGTTTTGGCTGTCGGACCCGGTTGCGCCTGAAAGCCAGATCGCGTCCACTTACCCCGCCCTCAAAATCTCCTGAGATTGGCCCATTTGAGTGACTACTCAGCGCTGGCCTCGGGCGTTGATCAACGTAGGCAGGGCACGCAATCACGGTATACGTCGGCAGCAATCCTTAAGGCGGTCAGGTTGGCGGACGAGGCCCTACCCGTGGCGCACCACTTGCCTGCCCAAACCAAAAGTAGCGGGTCGCGGCTGGCCGGTGCCCGGGTGCTCATCGTGTCGATGTACTACCGGCCGGAGACGACGGGCTCAGCCCCGTACACGGCGGACTTGGCCGAGCACCTCGCTGTGATGGGTGCTCACGTACGGGTCGTCGCGGCGCAACCCCACTACCCGGCGTGGCGGCGTCCCGAGGGCGTGCCGAACGCGCTCACGGTTTCGTATGAGGACGGTGTCGAGGTAGTACGGGTGCCCGGCTACGTGCCCCGCCGACCGACCCTGCTCCGACGGGCGCTTTACGAGCTCGCGTATGTGTTGGCGGCGCGTTTCCACGTCCGGGCCGACGATGCCGATCTCGTGTTGGCCTGCACCCCCTCCTTGTTCGCAGGTTGGCTGGGTGCGCGGGTCGCGGCGAAGTCCGGGTTGCCGTGCATGACGGTGGCGCAGGACCTGATCACCAGCGCGGCACAGCAGTCGGGCATGGGCGGTGCCGGCCGGGTAGGCAGGGTGCTGTCTGCGATTGAGGCCCGCACCTTCCGGCGCAGCGTGCACGTGACGGTCCCCTCCGCGGCCTTCGTACCCGTCGTGCAGCGACTCGCGCCAGACACACCGGTGACCGTGGTGCCCAACTGGTCGCGGATCGCGGATACGGTGCCCGAGGATGCGGGGCCGGAGGGCGACGCGCCTCGCCGGGTGGCACGGGAGGCGTTGCGGCAGCGGCTGGGCTGGCAGGGCCGGCTCGTCATCGCGCACACCGGCAACATGGGGCTCAAGCAGGGCTTGGAGGATCTGGCCCCGGCGCTGCGCCACCTGGCACGCGCCACACCTGAGGCGCTGGTGTCGTTCGTCGGCGAGGGTAGCCGGCGGTTCGCCCTGGAGGCGGCAACGGCCGGCCTGGGCAACGTCGAAATCCGCGATCCGGTCCCCGCCGAGGAGTATCCGCTGCTGCTGAACGCGGCGGATGCACTGCTCGTACACGAGCGGAGCACGGTGCGGGACATGAGCCTGCCAAGCAAGCTGACCAGCTACTTCACCGCCGGACGCCCAGTGCTTGCCGTGGTTCGCGACGACTCCGCAACGGCAGCCGAGCTGGCCCGCAGCGGTGCAGGGCTGCTGGTGGAGCCGCTGGACCCGGCGGCCTTCACGGACCGTGTCGCGGCGCTACGGGGTGACCCGGACCTGTGCGCACGGCTCGGCGCGGCCGGCACGGCGTACGCACGGCGGCATCTGCACCCGACGGCCGCACTCGACGGGCTTTCACGCCTGCTGGAAGCCGTGTTGAGGGATTCGACGTATTCAAGAGAGGCTGGAGTATGAAACGGGCGCTGATCACGGGAATCACCGGCCAGGACGGTTCCTACCTGACGGAGCTATTGCTGGAGAAGGGCTACGAGGTGCATGGGATCATCCGGCGCGCTTCGACGTTCAACACCTCCCGCATCGATCACCTTTACCAGGACCCGCATGATCCGGATACCCGCTTCTTTTTGCATTACGGTGATCTCACCGACGGCAGTCGCCTGGTGACCCTGCTAGAAAAAGTGCAGCCCGATGAGGTTTACAACCTAGCGGCACAGAGCCATGTGCGAGTCTCCTTCGACGAGCCGGATTTCACCGGCCAGACCACCGGGCTGGGCACCACCCGCCTCCTCGAAGCGATCCGCATGATAGGGCTGAACTGCCGCTACTACCAGGCAAGCAGCTCGGAGATGTTTGGCGCCTCGCCCCCGCCGCAGAACGAAGAAACTCCGTTCTACCCCCGCAGCCCGTACGGCGTGGCCAAGGTCTACTCGTATTGGATGACCCGCAACTACCGAGAGTCCTATGGGATGTTCGCAGTCAACGGAATCCTCTTCAACCACGAAAGCCCCCGTCGTGGCGAGACCTTCGTGACCCGGAAGATCGCCATGGCGGCGGCCCGGATCGCCGCCGGCAAGCAGGAGCACCTCTACCTCGGAAATCTCGACGCCGTACGCGACTGGGGCTACGCCCCCGAATACGTCGATGCCATGTGGCGCATGCTTCAGCACGACGAACCCATGGACTACGTCATCGCCACCGGAACCGCCCACACAGTCCGCGACTTCGTTCAGTTCTGCTTCGAGCACGTCGGTCTAGACTGGCAGAAGTACGTACGCTTCGACGAGCGCTACCTACGGCCGGCGGAAGTAGATGCCCTCATTGGAGACGCCGCACGGGCGCGATTCGTCCTATCGTGGACAGCGACCACTCACGCCAGAGAGTTGGCGGCGACGATGGTGGAAAGTGAACAGCAGGTGGTCATCCCACGGGTCGGGAAAGTCGAGACCCAACAAGACTGCACAGCGGGTCCCCAATGACTGTGACCCTGGTGTCCAATATTGCACACAGCATCTTCACGGCACGAGCCCTTTGCGATGCGAACCTGCTCGCGAAATATTATGCTCCGGTCCTCGCCGACACGATTCCCGAGGGATTACCAAATCGGTGGGCAAGGCAACTCAAGAAGAGATACTTTGATGAGTCCCTAGGGCTTCCTAGGCACACTCTATACGCCATGGAGTTCGCCTCTCAGACCGTCCGGACACTCCCACTGAGCTACGACATCATCCGGACGATTCATGCTCGCGCAGTCGAGTTATGTATACCGCGCAGGGTAGGCAAGGCGGCCGTTCTTCATGCGCACTCCGGAATCTGCACCGCACAATTACTTCAAGCAAAACGGCACGGATCTACAGTGATTTGCGATCATAGATCGCGTTTCCCGGGACACGCGGGGGAAAATGACCCCCTAGCTAATCGGCTCCGCCAGGAGTTCGACGCTGCGGACTATATCCTAACAAGCTCTGCATTGGCACGTAGCGACTTCCTCGACAGAGGGTTTCCCGCCGAGAAGGTGGTGGCGATTCCACTAGGAGTGTCCACGGACAGATTCGTTCCCAGAGAACAGGCACGTCGACTCGAAACGCCCTCGCGCATCTTCTTCGCCGGACGGATCTCCTACCTCAAGGGAGTCGACCTCATCCTCCGTGCAGCCAAGCGCCTCGGGCCGCAATATCAGTTCCGCTTAGCCGGCACCATCCGGGATGCCGAGGTCTTGCACGACGGGATTCCCGGCAATGTGCGGATCCTCGGGCAGCTAACGCAAGAAGCACTGCAGGAGGAGTTCCACAACTCGCACCTGCTTGTGTTGCCAAGCCGCTCCGACGCCTTCGGTCTGGTCGCCGTTGAAGCGATGGCGACCGGCCTACCCGTCATCATCAGCGACAGTTGTGGAGTGGCAGACGCTGTCGCCCTCAACTCGGCAGGCGCGGTCTTTCCGGACTCGGATATCGACGCGTTCATCAATAGTGTGCAGGAGTTGCTCAAGGATTCACATGAATACGCCCGACTTCAGCACAACGCCCTGACAACTGCAAAACAGCACTCGTGGCGGGCGTATGGCAACCGAGTAGTACAGCTCTACAAGGAGCGCATACTCTGAGCATCCGCCACGGAGTTCCCACTCCCCTCGCCAGGCCCCAGCCAAGTTCCATAAAGAGCCCATGCGGGCTCCCGGGCGGTACAAAATGACCTTATCGAGTACAAACGTGACGCGCACAGCGAGGACGCTACTTCGATCCCCGTCGCTCCCTACATATACGTCATACTCCGCGGTGGTCACCCTTAATGTAATCGGCGGCGTCCTGGTGTCTCGTCAACTCGGCCCCGATGGACGCGGCATACTAGCCGCATACACGCAGCCTGCTACCGCCGTGCCAGTCCTCCTTGACCTCGGCCTCTCGAGCGCGACGGTTTTCTTTGCTTCGCAGGGCAGACTCACACCAAGACACTCGGTGACGATACTCCTTCTCCCCACCTTCGCACTTGCGCTAGCGGGCAGCGGGATCACCGCCCTGATCGTCTTGGCCAACCCGCACAGTGCTTCCATCCCGGCACTCGTTCTCGTCGCGCTTCTGACGTTTCTCACGATCTGCGCTCGGCCCCTTCTTGCCCTCCTCAAGGCTTACCGCTCGGGATGGGGATTCCTAGTTACGTCGGTCTCAATACCAGTCATATACATTTCCACTCTCGCCTTTCTCTTACTGACGCATCGCACGATCTCGCTCGTAT is part of the Actinoplanes sp. NBC_00393 genome and harbors:
- a CDS encoding transposase, whose product is MLPPWPQKASGPRPVPDRQCLQGILFVLHTGIGWEDLPQELGFGSGMTCWRRLHRWTEAGVFDQGPRDTAGPGERGEPDRLDTGGDGRQSHRREKGGSGTGPSPVKRGKPGSKHHLICDGNGSPIYVLTSGTNVPDISRAVDLLDCYPPIAGRPGPAPPPIRRSPRGQGIRQRRLPARLLGAWN
- a CDS encoding glycosyltransferase family 4 protein; this encodes MYYRPETTGSAPYTADLAEHLAVMGAHVRVVAAQPHYPAWRRPEGVPNALTVSYEDGVEVVRVPGYVPRRPTLLRRALYELAYVLAARFHVRADDADLVLACTPSLFAGWLGARVAAKSGLPCMTVAQDLITSAAQQSGMGGAGRVGRVLSAIEARTFRRSVHVTVPSAAFVPVVQRLAPDTPVTVVPNWSRIADTVPEDAGPEGDAPRRVAREALRQRLGWQGRLVIAHTGNMGLKQGLEDLAPALRHLARATPEALVSFVGEGSRRFALEAATAGLGNVEIRDPVPAEEYPLLLNAADALLVHERSTVRDMSLPSKLTSYFTAGRPVLAVVRDDSATAAELARSGAGLLVEPLDPAAFTDRVAALRGDPDLCARLGAAGTAYARRHLHPTAALDGLSRLLEAVLRDSTYSREAGV
- the gmd gene encoding GDP-mannose 4,6-dehydratase — encoded protein: MKRALITGITGQDGSYLTELLLEKGYEVHGIIRRASTFNTSRIDHLYQDPHDPDTRFFLHYGDLTDGSRLVTLLEKVQPDEVYNLAAQSHVRVSFDEPDFTGQTTGLGTTRLLEAIRMIGLNCRYYQASSSEMFGASPPPQNEETPFYPRSPYGVAKVYSYWMTRNYRESYGMFAVNGILFNHESPRRGETFVTRKIAMAAARIAAGKQEHLYLGNLDAVRDWGYAPEYVDAMWRMLQHDEPMDYVIATGTAHTVRDFVQFCFEHVGLDWQKYVRFDERYLRPAEVDALIGDAARARFVLSWTATTHARELAATMVESEQQVVIPRVGKVETQQDCTAGPQ
- a CDS encoding glycosyltransferase family 4 protein yields the protein MARSDFLDRGFPAEKVVAIPLGVSTDRFVPREQARRLETPSRIFFAGRISYLKGVDLILRAAKRLGPQYQFRLAGTIRDAEVLHDGIPGNVRILGQLTQEALQEEFHNSHLLVLPSRSDAFGLVAVEAMATGLPVIISDSCGVADAVALNSAGAVFPDSDIDAFINSVQELLKDSHEYARLQHNALTTAKQHSWRAYGNRVVQLYKERIL